The Rhododendron vialii isolate Sample 1 chromosome 8a, ASM3025357v1 genome has a window encoding:
- the LOC131336448 gene encoding F-box/LRR-repeat protein At2g42730-like, which produces MDDRISVLPDEIVCTLLSLLTMKEAARTSVLSHRWENLWKYFTGSLDFDGSKTMDRMEQEMEISLENFEMSLKTIEMSLETERAKYINWVNKVLNLHQGQDIDGFRVCFDLDKKSACIIDGWINFAMGKRVRRLELDLIECSAVRIGQSYTFSLSSLRVLNVSSLTALCLRNVDMTDEVLAHFLSNCPLIEELSLMESESLVNIKIASALKLKRLELIICNSLKNVEISAINLVSFKYFGPRINNPFKNVPLLSEVSMGGSHWERVVCDPFSSLSGVLYQLETLVLRLDFEFSDRGCFTRTTFPEFLNLKKVELQVTAYSDQSILCLTSLIDASPCLYKLVLKLRYSSRCFSEPDTEAEEFAVWRRGKPREEGRSRRLECLKVVEIAGWVGNTSDTEFALNLLENAALLDKIIIDPSHPSFLQRRVSTCCWNAEPNVLAGARERAKLLETKLPPGTELVIVC; this is translated from the exons ATGGATGATCGAATAAGTGTATTGCCGGATGAAATTGTATGCACCCTGTTATCCCTCTTGACAATGAAAGAAGCAGCAAGAACTAGTGTTCTTTCTCACAGATGGGAAAATTTGTGGAAGTATTTCACAGGTAGTCTAGATTTTGATGGTTCAAAGACAATGGATCGGATGGAGCAGGAAATGGAAATTTCACTTGAGAATTTTGAAATGTCACTTAAGACTATAGAAATGTCACTTGAGACTGAAAGGGCCAAGTATATAAATTGGGTGAATAAAGTCTTGAATTTGCATCAAGGCCAAGATATTGACGGATTTAGAGTGTGTTTTGATTTGGATAAGAAGTCTGCGTGCATTATTGACGGATGGATAAACTTTGCAATGGGGAAAAGAGTTAGGCGGCTGGAGTTGGACCTGATTGAGTGTTCTGCTGTTCGGATTGGCCAATCTTATACTTTTTCATTGAGCTCGCTTCGTGTTTTAAACGTTAGTTCATTGACTGCCCTTTGCTTGCGAAATGTGGACATGACGGATGAAGTTCTTGCTCATTTCTTGTCAAATTGTCCATTGATTGAAGAATTGTCTTTGATGGAATCAGAGTCCCTGGTTAATATCAAGATAGCCAGTGCTCTTAAGTTGAAGCGCTTGGAGCTTATCATTTGTAACAGTTTGAAAAACGTTGAGATTTCAGCTATAAATCTGGTCTCATTTAAGTATTTTGGGCCTCGTATAAATAATCCTTTTAAGAACGTTCCCCTCCTCTCTGAGGTATCCATGGGAGGCTCTCATTGGGAGCGTGTTGTTTGTGACcccttttcctctctttctggAGTGCTCTATCAGCTAGAGACGCTCGTACTGCGCCTAGATTTTGAG ttttcagaTAGAGGTTGTTTTACCCGAACAACGTTTCCCGAATTTCTTAATCTCAAGAAGGTGGAATTGCAAGTTACTGCATATTCAGATCAAAGCATCCTTTGCCTCACTTCCTTGATAGATGCATCTCCTTGCTTGTACAAGCTTGTGTTGAAG TTGCGGTACTCTAGTCGTTGCTTTAGCGAACCAGATACT GAAGCCGAGGAATTCGCTGTTTGGCGAAGAGGAAAGCCGAGGGAGGAGGGTAGAAGCAGGAGACTTGAATGTCTTAAAGTGGTGGAAATTGCTGGGTGGGTTGGCAATACAAGTGACACTGAGTTTGCTCTAAATTTACTTGAGAATGCTGCATTGCTTGACAAGATAATTATAGATCCTAGTCACCCATCTTTCCTACAACGTAGGGTGTCTACATGTTGTTGGAATGCCGAGCCAAATGTTCTTGCTGGGGCAAGGGAACGTGCCAAACTGCTAGAGACAAAACTGCCCCCAGGGACTGAATTAGTTATTGTATGTTAA
- the LOC131336436 gene encoding stemmadenine O-acetyltransferase-like: MVLKMEIISKESIKPSSKTPASLRTFQLSLLDQIVPPLYVPLILFYSHDKSSSNVKLAEISPLLKRSLSDALALYYPLAGRMKGESSVDCDDQGVHYLEARVDTRLSEVIESPKVEVLDQFVPSTSKESDGVVLGIQLNYFICGGIAIGISFCHKIADACTLSMFVKAWAATARGDTNLVAPSFVASSLFPPKEPFGLHMALDSPKQGADTRRFCFSSSKIAALRAEVGASTVVQPTRVELVTAAIWKWAMARKGHDRCRLSVVCHAVNLRRRMDPPLSEYASGNLLWGAYALGNSEMDFGGLVSKMREAIGKIDGECLKELQGENGHDTVVRHFQKVGEWFLDKEVDRFMFSSWCRFPIYESDFGWGKPVWVSSASMGAPNAIVLMDSMSDIGGIEAWITLDEVDMMRFEQEAPNSLLLPPIL, translated from the coding sequence ATGGTACTTAAGATGGAAATCATCTCCAAGGAGTCCATCAAACCTTCCTCTAAGACGCCCGCTAGCCTCAGGACCTTTCAGCTCTCTTTGTTAGATCAAATTGTCCCACCTCTCTATGTCCCACTTATTCTTTTCTACTCACATGACAAAAGTAGTAGCAACGTCAAGCTAGCTGAGATTTCCCCTCTCCTGAAAAGATCGCTTTCGGATGCATTAGCTCTCTACTACCCATTAGCTGGAAGGATGAAAGGCGAAAGCTCAGTCGATTGCGATGATCAAGGCGTTCATTACCTAGAAGCTCGGGTTGACACCCGCCTCTCAGAAGTTATCGAATCGCCAAAAGTTGAAGTCTTAGATCAATTTGTTCCAAGCACAAGCAAAGAGAGTGATGGCGTGGTCCTAGGCATACAGTTGAACTACTTCATCTGTGGGGGTATAGCTATTGGTATATCCTTTTGCCACAAAATTGCTGATGCATGCACGTTGAGCATGTTTGTCAAGGCATGGGCAGCAACTGCGCGTGGCGACACCAATTTGGTGGCTCCGAGTTTCGTCGCGTCCTCTCTCTTCCCACCCAAAGAACCATTTGGGCTGCACATGGCCCTTGATAGCCCGAAACAGGGGGCCGACACTCGAAGGTTTTGCTTCAGTAGCTCAAAAATAGCTGCTCTGAGAGCTGAAGTCGGAGCCAGTACGGTGGTTCAACCAACCCGTGTTGAGTTGGTAACGGCAGCAATCTGGAAGTGGGCCATGGCTCGAAAAGGGCATGACCGATGCCGCCTATCAGTGGTATGTCATGCGGTGAATTTAAGGCGGAGGATGGATCCCCCTTTATCGGAATATGCCTCGGGAAACCTCCTCTGGGGAGCGTATGCATTGGGAAACAGTGAGATGGATTTCGGTGGCCTAGTGAGTAAGATGAGGGAAGCAATCGGGAAAATCGACGGTGAGTGTTTGAAAGAGTTGCAAGGGGAAAATGGACATGATACGGTTGTGAGGCATTTTCAGAAGGTAGGGGAGTGGTTCTTGGACAAGGAAGTGGATCGCTTCATGTTTAGTAGTTGGTGTAGGTTTCCAATTTACGAGTCGGATTTCGGTTGGGGCAAGCCTGTTTGGGTGAGTAGCGCAAGTATGGGCGCTCCAAACGCTATTGTGTTGATGGATTCCATGAGTGATATTGGCGGAATAGAAGCATGGATCACACTGGACGAAGTTGATATGATGAGATTTGAGCAGGAGGCCCCCAACTCCTTGCTTTTGCCTCCTATATTGTGA